One Peribacillus simplex NBRC 15720 = DSM 1321 genomic region harbors:
- a CDS encoding YolD-like family protein — protein sequence MSTIRDRGLVKWQAALIMPEHKALNKKMLEVDYFLNKKPALDEYQVEEFENNIHYAMEYHLRLSFTLHNEESPYDLHGYCVYIHPVTKELRIQKKDSSFEYIQFKEIIDVIVED from the coding sequence ATGAGTACAATTCGTGATAGAGGGCTCGTTAAATGGCAAGCAGCGTTGATTATGCCAGAACATAAAGCTTTAAATAAAAAAATGTTAGAGGTTGATTACTTCCTTAATAAAAAGCCTGCCCTTGATGAATACCAAGTTGAAGAGTTTGAAAACAACATTCATTATGCGATGGAATATCATTTACGGCTAAGTTTTACATTGCATAACGAGGAAAGTCCATATGATTTGCACGGGTATTGTGTGTACATACATCCTGTCACGAAAGAGTTACGTATTCAGAAGAAAGATAGTTCCTTTGAGTATATTCAATTTAAAGAGATTATTGATGTGATTGTAGAGGATTAA